CCTTGTCCCGGGTGTGGGGATATCAATACAGATTTCGAACTTCTGGTCTATGTGTCTGTTATCGAAGCTCTCCCACCGTTCGATCGATAGGTGAGGTACCTAAGGTAGATATCTCGTCTATTCTTCTGCACCCTCTCCTTGCCTGACCAATAGCTGTCTCGGGTGCGTGGCTGATGCCGCGAGTATCGCACTCCCGTACCAATTCACGGGTTGTGGATCCCTCTCACTGACGAACAATAGCTAAGATACATCAGATAGCTATCTTAACTATCTTACCTATTTCAGAAGGTGTGGCTGAACGATGCTGCCGTGCGTGGTTGGCTCACCTCCTGTACCTGCGATCGATATCTTCTCTATTGGAGGTGACTCACCTGTTGAAGGTAAGTTACCTATCGTAGCTACCTTAGCTGAGATAGGTGGCTTCGATGGTTCACCTCGGGTTTCTGGCTCAGATGTCTTGCGTACCTTCTTGTATGATCCGCTGATACCCCTGTCTACAACACGGTAACCGGGCAGATCGATGTCGTCCCGTCGATCCTCCGGCCGGTGTGGAACACAAAATAGGCACAAACTTCGGAATAGGTGCCTATTTTGAGCGAGGTGAGGTACCTCGCTCAGCTACCTGTCCCACACTGGCGTCGTCGCTCGGTGGCCGACGAAGGTGATCCCATGTCAGAACACGACACTCAACCTCGCGCCGTCGCGGTCGGCGTTCTCAAAGGTGGCTTCGCGAAAACGACGACCGCGATCAACCTCGCGCGCGAGTTGGCACATCGGAACGAGTCCGCGCTCGTCATCGATCTCGACGACAACGGTCACATGACGCAGAATCTCGGCTTTATCGAAGAGTACGAAGCCGAGACGAACCACGTTCACGAGGTCCTCCTCGAAGACGGGGACGTACGCGATGCGATCGTCTCCGTCGTCGACGGTCTGGACCTCCTCCCGGCACATCAGGACCTCGAGGACGTTCAGACCCAATTGAAGAACGCGATGGGTGGTTCTACGCGGTTGAACACCCGTGTCGTCGAGCCGTTGCTCGGCGAGGAGTACGACTACATCGTCGTCGACTGCCCCGCCAACCAGGGGAAACTCAACGAAAACGCCCTGTACGCGACGAACAACCTCATTATCCCCGTGCGTCCGGAGACGGGATACGACTCCGGCATCCACAACACGGTCAATCGACTGGTGAAGGAGGCGCGCCAGTACTTCGAGTTGGACATTCTCGCGGTCGTTCCCTCGGGTTTATCGCAACGACTGGACCAGGACCGACGCGATCGCGCGCTTCTGCAGGAGATCAACTCGATGGGGATCGCCGATTCCGTCGTTCCGAACTTCTGTCGGATCTCCGACGATGACTGGGCGGCGATCGACGAGGGGACGTACGACGGTCCGCTCCCCGGGATCCGCTATCGGTCGGCGATCGACGACGCCAACGACGCGGGGCTCCCGTTGCGCGATTACGACGGCAGCTGCGACCAGCTCTCCTGTTACGGCGAACTAGCCGCGATCGTCGAAACCGGCGGCGTGGTCCGCGAGCGTGAGGTGGTGGCCTGATGGCGTTCGACGACCTCGACCAGGCAGAACAGGCCGAGGACGAGAGATCCGACACCCAGGATGCAGCGGAGGAACGAGACGCGTCTGAGCCGGTCGACGCGTCGGTCACAGAGGCCGATCTGACCGCCGATTCGGATTCACACTCCGAGAACCGCCGCCAGGACGATGCGGGACCCCTTGGATCGTCTGCCGGTACCGGTGAGGACACGACGGCGCATTCCGAACCGGCGTTCGGATTCGAGGAAGCGAAACAACGTCCGTTATACGCACGACAACGCGCGTGGGACGAGTTCGAGGACGCGCTCGCGATCGATGTCGAACCCACGCTACGGCGCCACGATGTCCGGGATGCGTCGAAGCGAGAACTCCACGACGCGGCGCTTCGTGTCCTCGCGGATCACGCCGAAGAGGTCGCGAATACGGTGCTGGAAGCTCGAGGACTCGGTTCGGACATCGACGATTGACTGTCCCGATAAATCACTAGCCGCTATATCAAGGGTGACTTGGAGGAGACTCCGGAGTTTCGGAGGATCGGCTCCGTGTATATCACGTCGAGAGGGTCTGGAGTACGCGAATTCGAAGGATTTCCGAATCTCAGGTACTCGATACGCTCGTGGAGAAGTATCCGATCCGCCGTAATTTCATTCAATCCGCTCGTACGATCCGTTCAGCAGGCGTCTGTACTGCCTACCATCGTACTCTATGATGCCGTTACCCAACGTTGTCGTCTCGGATTCTCCCACTGGGACATCCACGTCAGAGAGCGTCAGGCCAGACTCGGCGGGAGTGTAGGTGAAGGGAGCGTAGCTCTTTGCGTCGGATTCCGACAGTTTCCGCATCGAATCGGTGACATCGCGTCGAACGTCGGCATCGAACCGCTCTGCCTGTATCTGCGTATCGACGGCTCCGATCTGGGCGTTTTTGATGGCGGTGTAGGATTCACGCTGTTCGGGAGACATGTCCGCTATCGCCCCGAGCTCGCTGTGTAACGTTGCCATCTGTGCATCGACCATCGCGCCGGTGTTCGACTTCGGAACGTAGTCGGGTGATTTGATAGCCGCGAACGCCCGGTCCACCACGTCCGGGTAATCGGGAAGTCCCTCCGGCTCCGCTCGTTCGGAGCTCCCCAACCCGTCGGCGTCATCGACTGCCCCGTCCCCGATATCGGCCAGTGCGATGTCGGCCGATCCCGCTTCCGACGTGACGTCGAACAGCAGGCCGTCGAACTCGGCGGGGTCCGTGTCCAGCAGCTCGTCTACATCGTCGTCACCGTCCACCTCGGAAAGCACCCCGGCGATCGCTTCAAGCAGTTCATCAAGCATGGATTCTCGATACGGAGAGACGCCGGCCGCGATATTAGCCGTATACTCAACATTGTATCCGATTGTGGACCGTCTGTCGGGGTACCGTCCCTTCGTCCGTCCGGATACTGTGAACAGTGCAGGACTGTTCGTGTTGGCTCAGTGGGTGCACCCGTTTATTCCTCCTCCTCCGTCGCAGCGGTGAAGCCCTGTTCCCAGATATCCTGCCACGCCCGTGTCTCGAACGGGCAATCATCGAGGGACTCACCCGCATATGCAGCGATCATCCCTTTCTCGTAGACCGCCCGTTCCATCGGGTCGGAAACCGCAGTAAGCGTCTGCTGATCGGCGTCGGTAGCACTCCCGGCTCGGCGGTGCTGCTGTAACGCGGTCTGTTCGTCCTCGAATCCCCGCATCCAGATACGGTATTGCTCGGAGCCCGATTCGCCGGGGGCGATGCTCTCGG
This sequence is a window from Halobaculum roseum. Protein-coding genes within it:
- a CDS encoding ParA family protein produces the protein MSEHDTQPRAVAVGVLKGGFAKTTTAINLARELAHRNESALVIDLDDNGHMTQNLGFIEEYEAETNHVHEVLLEDGDVRDAIVSVVDGLDLLPAHQDLEDVQTQLKNAMGGSTRLNTRVVEPLLGEEYDYIVVDCPANQGKLNENALYATNNLIIPVRPETGYDSGIHNTVNRLVKEARQYFELDILAVVPSGLSQRLDQDRRDRALLQEINSMGIADSVVPNFCRISDDDWAAIDEGTYDGPLPGIRYRSAIDDANDAGLPLRDYDGSCDQLSCYGELAAIVETGGVVREREVVA